Within the Poecilia reticulata strain Guanapo linkage group LG13, Guppy_female_1.0+MT, whole genome shotgun sequence genome, the region NNNNNNNNNNNNNNNNNNNNNNNNNNNNNNNNNNNNNNNNNNNNNNNNNNNNNNNNNNNNNNNNNNNNNNNNNNNNNNNNNNNNNNNNNNNNNNNNNNNNNNNNNNNNNNNNNNNNNNNNNNNNNNNNNNNNNNNNNNNNNNNNNNNNNNNNNNNNNNNNNNNNNNNNNNNNNNNNNNNNNNNNNNNNNNNNNNNNNNNNNNNNNNNNNNNNNNNNNNNNNNNNNNNNNNNNNNNNNNNNNNNNNNNNNNNNNNNNNNNNNNNNNNNNNNNNNNNNNNNNNNNNNNNNNNNNNNNNNNNNNNNNNNNNNNNNNNNNNNNNNNNNNNNNNNNNNNNNNNNNNNNNNNNNNNNNNNNNNNNNNNNNNNNNNNNNNNNNNNNNNNNNNNNNNNNNNNNNNNNNNNNNNNNNNNNNNNNNNNNNNNNNNNNNNNNNNNNNNNNNNNNNNNNNNNNNNNNNNNNNNNNNNNNNNNNNNNNNNNNNNNNNNNNNNNNNNNNNNNNNNNNNNNNNNNNNNNNNNNNNNNNNNNNNNNNNNNNNNNNNNNNNNNNNNNNNNNNNNNNNNNNNNNNNNNNNNNNNNNNNNNNNNNNNNNNNNNNNNNNNNNNNNNNNNNNNNNNNNNNNNNNNNNNNNNNNNNNNNNNNNNNNNNNNNNNNNNNNNNNNNNNNNNNNNNNNNNNNNNNNNNNNNNNNNNNNNNNNNNNNNNNNNNNNNNNNNNNNNNNNNNNNNNNNNNNNNNNNNNNNNNNNNNNNNNNNNNNNNNNNNNNNNNNNNNNNNNNNNNNNNNNNNNNNNNNNNNNNNNNNNNNNNNNNNNNNNNNNNNNNNNNNNNNNNNNNNNNNNNNNNNNNNNNNNNNNNNNNNNNNNNNNNNNNNNNNNNNNNNNNNNNNNNNNNNNNNNNNNNNNNNNNNNNNNNNNNNNNNNNNNNNNNNNNNNNNNNNNNNNNNNNNNNNNNNNNNNNNNNNNNNNNNNNNNNNNNNNNNNNNNNNNNNNNNNNNNNNNNNNNNNNNNNNNNNNNNNNNNNNNNNNNNNNNNNNNNNNNNNNNNNNNNNNNNNNNNNNNNNNNNNNNNNNNNNNNNNNNNNNNNNNNNNNNNNNNNNNNNNNNNNNNNNNNNNNNNNNNNNNNNNNNNNNNNNNNNNNNNNNNNNNNNNNNNNNNNNNNNNNNNNNNNNNNNNNNNNNNNNNNNNNNNNNNNNNNNNNNNNNNNNNNNNNNNNNNNNNNNNNNNNNNNNNNNNNNNNNNNNNNNNNNNNNNNNNNNNNNNNNNNNNNNNNNNNNNNNNNNNNNNNNNNNNNNNNNNNNNNNNNNNNNNNNNNNNNNNNNNNNNNNNNNNNNNNNNNNNNNNNNNNNNNNNNNNNNNNNNNNNNNNNNNNNNNNNNNNNNNNNNNNNNNNNNNNNNNNNNNNNNNNNNNNNNNNNNNNNNNNNNNNNNNNNNNNNNNNNNNNNNNNNNNNNNNNNNNNNNNNNNNNNNNNNNNNNNNNNNNNNNNNNNNNNNNNNNNNNNNNNNNNNNNNNNNNNNNNNNNNNNNNNNNNNNNNNNNNNNNNNNNNNNNNNNNNNNNNNNNNNNNNNNNNNNNNNNNNNNNNNNNNNNNNNNNNNNNNNNNNNNNNNNNNNNNNNNNNNNNNNNNNNNNNNNNNNNNNNNNNNNNNNNNNNNNNNNNNNNNNNNNNNNNNNNNNNNNNNNNNNNNNNNNNNNNNNNNNNNNNNNNNNNNNNNNNNNNNNNNNNNNNNNNNNNNNNNNNNNNNNNNNNNNNNNNNNNNNNNNNNNNNNNNNNNNNNNNNNNNNNNNNNNNNNNNNNNNNNNNNNNNNNNNNNNNNNNNNNNNNNNNNNNNNNNNNNNNNNNNNNNNNNNNNNNNNNNNNNNNNNNNNNNNNNNNNNNNNNNNNNNNNNNNNNNNNNNNNNNNNNNNNNNNNNNNNNNNNNNNNNNNNNNNNNNNNNNNNNNNNNNNNNNNNNNNNNNNNNNNNNNNNNNNNNNNNNNNNNNNNNNNNNNNNNNNNNNNNNNNNNNNNNNNNNNNNNNNNNNNNNNNNNNNNNNNNNNNNNNNNNNNNNNNNNNNNNNNNNNNNNNNNNNNNNNNNNNNNNNNNNNNNNNNNNNNNNNNNNNNNNNNNNNNNNNNNNNNNNNNNNNNNNNNNNNNNNNNNNNNNNNNNNNNNNNNNNNNNNNNNNNNNNNNNNNNNNNNNNNNNNNNNNNNNNNNNNNNNNNNNNNNNNNNNNNNNNNNNNNNNNNNNNNNNNNNNNNNNNNNNNNNNNNNNNNNNNNNNNNNNNNNNNNNNNNNNNNNNNNNNNNNNNNNNNNNNNNNNNNNNNNNNNNNNNNNNNNNNNNNNNNNNNNNNNNNNNNNNNNNNNNNNNNNNNNNNNNNNNNNNNNNNNNNNNNNNNNNNNNNNNNNNNNNNNNNNNNNNNNNNNNNNNNNNNNNNNNNNNNNNNNNNNNNNNNNNNNNNNNNNNNNNNNNNNNNNNNNNNNNNNNNNNNNNNNNNNNNNNNNNNNNNNNNNNNNNNNNNNNNNNNNNNNNNNNNNNNNNNNNNNNNNNNNNNNNNNNNNNNNNNNNNNNNNNNNNNNNNNNNNNNNNNNNNNNNNNNNNNNNNNNNNNNNNNNNNNNNNNNNNNNNNNNNNNNNNNNNNNNNNNNNNNNNNNNNNNNNNNNNNNNNNNNNNNNNNNNNNNNNNNNNNNNNNNNNNNNNNNNNNNNNNNNNNNNNNNNNNNNNNNNNNNNNNNNNNNNNNNNNNNNNNNNNNNNNNNNNNNNNNNNNNNNNNNNNNNNNNNNNNNNNNNNNNNNNNNNNNNNNNNNNNNNNNNNNNNNNNNNNNNNNNNNNNNNNNNNNNNNNNNNNNNNNNNNNNNNNNNNNNNNNNNNNNNNNNNNNNNNNNNNNNNNNNNNNNNNNNNNNNNNNNNNNNNNNNNNNNNNNNNNNNNNNNNNNNNNNNNNNNNNNNNNNNNNNNNNNNNNNNNNNNNNNNNNNNNNNNNNNNNNNNNNNNNNNNNNNNNNNNNNNNNNNNNNNNNNNNNNNNNNNNNNNNNNNNNNNNNNNNNNNNNNNNNNNNNNNNNNNNNNNNNNNNNNNNNNNNNNNNNNNNNNNNNNNNNNNNNNNNNNNNNNNNNNNNNNNNNNNNNNNNNNNNNNNNNNNNNNNNNNNNNNNNNNNNNNNNNNNNNNNNNNNNNNNNNNNNNNNNNNNNNNNNNNNNNNNNNNNNNNNNNNNNNNNNNNNNNNNNNNNNNNNNNNNNNNNNNNNNNNNNNNNNNNNNNNNNNNNNNNNNNNNNNNNNNNNNNNNNNNNNNNNNNNNNNNNNNNNNNNNNNNNNNNNNNNNNNNNNNNNNNNNNNNNNNNNNNNNNNNNNNNNNNNNNNNNNNNNNNNNNNNNNNNNNNNNNNNNNNNNNNNNNNNNNNNNNNNNNNNNNNNNNNNNNNNNNNNNNNNNNNNNNNNNNNNNNNNNNNNNNNNNNNNNNNNNNNNNNNNNNNNNNNNNNNNNNNNNNNNNNNNNNNNNNNNNNNNNNNNNNNNNNNNNNNNNNNNNNNNNNNNNNNNNNNNNNNNNNNNNNNNNNNNNNNNNNNNNNNNNNNNNNNNNNNNNNNNNNNNNNNNNNNNNNNNNNNNNNNNNNNNNNNNNNNNNNNNNNNNNNNNNNNNNNNNNNNNNNNNNNNNNNNNNNNNNNNNNNNNNNNNNNNNNNNNNNNNNNNNNNNNNNNNNNNNNNNNNNNNNNNNNNNNNNNNNNNNNNNNNNNNNNNNNNNNNNNNNNNNNNNNNNNNNNNNNNNNNNNNNNNNNNNNNNNNNNNNNNNNNNNNNNNNNNNNNNNNNNNNNNNNNNNNNNNNNNNNNNNNNNNNNNNNNNNNNNNNNNNNNNNNNNNNNNNNNNNNNNNNNNNNNNNNNNNNNNNNNNNNNNNNNNNNNNNNNNNNNNNNNNNNNNNNNNNNNNNNNNNNNNNNNNNNNNNNNNNNNNNNNNNNNNNNNNNNNNNNNNNNNNNNNNNNNNNNNNNNNNNNNNNNNNNNNNNNNNNNNNNNNNNNNNNNNNNNNNNNNNNNNNNNNNNNNNNNNNNNNNNNNNNNNNNNNNNNNNNNNNNNNNNNNNNNNNNNNNNNNNNNNNNNNNNNNNNNNNNNNNNNNNNNNNNNNNNNNNNNNNNNNNNNNNNNNNNNNNNNNNNNNNNNNNNNNNNNNNNNNNNNNNNNNNNNNNNNNNNNNNNNNNNNNNNNNNNNNNNNNNNNNNNNNNNNNNNNNNNNNNNNNNNNNNNNNNNNNNNNNNNNNNNNNNNNNNNNNNNNNNNNNNNNNNNNNNNNNNNNNNNNNNNNNNNNNNNNNNNNNNNNNNNNNNNNNNNNNNNNNNNNNNNNNNNNNNNNNNNNNNNNNNNNNNNNNNNNNNNNNNNNNNNNNNNNNNNNNNNNNNNNNNNNNNNNNNNNNNNNNNNNNNNNNNNNNNNNNNNNNNNNNNNNNNNNNNNNNNNNNNNNNNNNNNNNNNNNNNNNNNNNNNNNNNNNNNNNNNNNNNNNNNNNNNNNNNNNNNNNNNNNNNNNNNNNNNNNNNNNNNNNNNNNNNNNNNNNNNNNNNNNNNNNNNNNNNNNNNNNNNNNNNNNNNNNNNNNNNNNNNNNNNNNNNNNNNNNNNNNNNNNNNNNNNNNNNNNNNNNNNNNNNNNNNNNNNNNNNNNNNNNNNNNNNNNNNNNNNNNNNNNNNNNNNNNNNNNNNNNNNNNNNNNNNNNNNNNNNNNNNNNNNNNNNNNNNNNNNNNNNNNNNNNNNNNNNNNNNNNNNNNNNNNNNNNNNNNNNNNNNNNNNNNNNNNNNNNNNNNNNNNNNNNNNNNNNNNNNNNNNNNNNNNNNNNNNNNNNNNNNNNNNNNNNNNNNNNNNNNNNNNNNNNNNNNNNNNNNNNNNNNNNNNNNNNNNNNNNNNNNNNNNNNNNNNNNNNNNNNNNNNNNNNNNNNNNNNNNNNNNNNNNNNNNNNNNNNNNNNNNNNNNNNNNNNNNNNNNNNNNNNNNNNNNNNNNNNNNNNNNNNNNNNNNNNNNNNNNNNNNNNNNNNNNNNNNNNNNNNNNNNNNNNNNNNNNNNNNNNNNNNNNNNNNNNNNNNNNNNNNNNNNNNNNNNNNNNNNNNNNNNNNNNNNNNNNNNNNNNNNNNNNNNNNNNNNNNNNNNNNNNNNNNNNNNNNNNNNNNNNNNNNNNNNNNNNNNNNNNNNNNNNNNNNNNNNNNNNNNNNNNNNNNNNNNNNNNNNNNNNNNNNNNNNNNNNNNNNNNNNNNNNNNNNNNNNNNNNNNNNNNNNNNNNNNNNNNNNNNNNNNNNNNNNNNNNNNNNNNNNNNNNNNNNNNNNNNNNNNNNNNNNNNNNNNNNNNNNNNNNNNNNNNNNNNNNNNNNNNNNNNNNNNNNNNNNNNNNNNNNNNNNNNNNNNNNNNNNNNNNNNNNNNNNNNNNNNNNNNNNNNNNNNNNNNNNNNNNNNNNNNNNNNNNNNNNNNNNNNNNNNNNNNNNNNNNNNNNNNNNNNNNNNNNNNNNNNNNNNNNNNNNNNNNNNNNNNNNNNNNNNNNNNNNNNNNNNNNNNNNNNNNNNNNNNNNNNNNNNNNNNNNNNNNNNNNNNNNNNNNNNNNNNNNNNNNNNNNNNNNNNNNNNNNNNNNNNNNNNNNNNNNNNNNNNNNNNNNNNNNNNNNNNNNNNNNNNNNNNNNNNNNNNNNNNNNNNNNNNNNNNNNNNNNNNNNNNNNNNNNNNNNNNNNNNNNNNNNNNNNNNNNNNNNNNNNNNNNNNNNNNNNNNNNNNNNNNNNNNNNNNNNNNNNNNNNNNNNNNNNNNNNNNNNNNNNNNNNNNNNNNNNNNNNNNNNNNNNNNNNNNNNNNNNNNNNNNNNNNNNNNNNNNNNNNNNNNNNNNNNNNNNNNNNNNNNNNNNNNNNNNNNNNNNNNNNNNNNNNNNNNNNNNNNNNNNNNNNNNNNNNNNNNNNNNNNNNNNNNNNNNNNNNNNNNNNNNNNNNNNNNNNNNNNNNNNNNNNNNNNNNNNNNNNNNNNNNNNNNNNNNNNNNNNNNNNNNNNNNNNNNNNNNNNNNNNNNNNNNNNNNNNNNNNNNNNNNNNNNNNNNNNNNNNNNNNNNNNNNNNNNNNNNNNNNNNNNNNNNNNNNNNNNNNNNNNNNNNNNNNNNNNNNNNNNNNNNNNNNNNNNNNNNNNNNNNNNNNNNNNNNNNNNNNNNNNNNNNNNNNNNNNNNNNNNNNNNNNNNNNNNNNNNNNNNNNNNNNNNNNNNNNNNNNNNNNNNNNNNNNNNNNNNNNNNNNNNNNNNNNNNNNNNNNNNNNNNNNNNNNNNNNNNNNNNNNNNNNNNNNNNNNNNNNNNNNNNNNNNNNNNNNNNNNNNNNNNNNNNNNNNNNNNNNNNNNNNNNNNNNNNNNNNNNNNNNNNNNNNNNNNNNNNNNNNNNNNNNNNNNNNNNNNNNNNNNNNNNNNNNNNNNNNNNNNNNNNNNNNNNNNNNNNNNNNNNNNNNNNNNNNNNNNNNNNNNNNNNNNNNNNNNNNNNNNNNNNNNNNNNNNNNNNNNNNNNNNNNNNNNNNNNNNNNNNNNNNNNNNNNNNNNNNNNNNNNNNNNNNNNNNNNNNNNNNNNNNNNNNNNNNNNNNNNNNNNNNNNNNNNNNNNNNNNNNNNNNNNNNNNNNNNNNNNNNNNNNNNNNNNNNNNNNNNNNNNNNNNNNNNNNNNNNNNNNNNNNNNNNNNNNNNNNNNNNNNNNNNNNNNNNNNNNNNNNNNNNNNNNNNNNNNNNNNNNNNNNNNNNNNNNNNNNNNNNNNNNNNNNNNNNNNNNNNNNNNNNNNNNNNNNNNNNNNNNNNNNNNNNNNNNNNNNNNNNNNNNNNNNNNNNNNNNNNNNNNNNNNNNNNNNNNNNNNNNNNNNNNNNNNNNNNNNNNNNNNNNNNNNNNNNNNNNNNNNNNNNNNNNNNNNNNNNNNNNNNNNNNNNNNNNNNNNNNNNNNNNNNNNNNNNNNNNNNNNNNNNNNNNNNNNNNNNNNNNNNNNNNNNNNNNNNNNNNNNNNNNNNNNNNNNNNNNNNNNNNNNNNNNNNNNNNNNNNNNNNNNNNNNNNNNNNNNNNNNNNNNNNNNNNNNNNNNNNNNNNNNNNNNNNNNNNNNNNNNNNNNNNNNNNNNNNNNNNNNNNNNNNNNNNNNNNNNNNNNNNNNNNNNNNNNNNNNNNNNNNNNNNNNNNNNNNNNNNNNNNNNNNNNNNNNNNNNNNNNNNNNNNNNNNNNNNNNNNNNNNNNNNNNNNNNNNNNNNNNNNNNNNNNNNNNNNNNNNNNNNNNNNNNNNNNNNNNNNNNNNNNNNNNNNNNNNNNNNNNNNNNNNNNNNNNNNNNNNNNNNNNNNNNNNNNNNNNNNNNNNNNNNNNNNNNNNNNNNNNNNNNNNNNNNNNNNNNNNNNNNNNNNNNNNNNNNNNNNNNNNNNNNNNNNNNNNNNNNNNNNNNNNNNNNNNNNNNNNNNNNNNNNNNNNNNNNNNNNNNNNNNNNNNNNNNNNNNNNNNNNNNNNNNNNNNNNNNNNNNNNNNNNNNNNNNNNNNNNNNNNNNNNNNNNNNNNNNNNNNNNNNNNNNNNNNNNNNNNNNNNNNNNNNNNNNNNNNNNNNNNNNNNNNNNNNNNNNNNNNNNNNNNNNNNNNNNNNNNNNNNNNNNNNNNNNNNNNNNNNNNNNNNNNNNNNNNNNNNNNNNNNNNNNNNNNNNNNNNNNNNNNNNNNNNNNNNNNNNNNNNNNNNNNNNNNNNNNNNNNNNNNNNNNNNNNNNNNNNNNNNNNNNNNNNNNNNNNNNNNNNNNNNNNNNNNNNNNNNNNNNNNNNNNNNNNNNNNNNNNNNNNNNNNNNNNNNNNNNNNNNNNNNNNNNNNNNNNNNNNNNNNNNNNNNNNNNNNNNNNNNNNNNNNNNNNNNNNNNNNNNNNNNNNNNNNNNNNNNNNNNNNNNNNNNNNNNNNNNNNNNNNNNNNNNNNNNNNNNNNNNNNNNNNNNNNNNNNNNNNNNNNNNNNNNNNNNNNNNNNNNNNNNNNNNNNNNNNNNNNNNNNNNNNNNNNNNNNNNNNNNNNNNNNNNNNNNNNNNNNNNNNNNNNNNNNNNNNNNNNNNNNNNNNNNNNNNNNNNNNNNNNNNNNNNNNNNNNNNNNNNNNNNNNNNNNNNNNNNNNNNNNNNNNNNNNNNNNNNNNNNNNNNNNNNNNNNNNNNNNNNNNNNNNNNNNNNNNNNNNNNNNNNNNNNNNNNNNNNNNNNNNNNNNNNNNNNNNNNNNNNNNNNNNNNNNNNNNNNNNNNNNNNNNNNNNNNNNNNNNNNNNNNNNNNNNNNNNNNNNNNNNNNNNNNNNNNNNNNNNNNNNNNNNNNNNNNNNNNNNNNNNNNNNNNNNNNNNNNNNNNNNNNNNNNNNNNNNNNNNNNNNNNNNNNNNNNNNNNNNNNNNNNNNNNNNNNNNNNNNNNNNNNNNNNNNNNNNNNNNNNNNNNNNNNNNNNNNNNNNNNNNNNNNNNNNNNNNNNNNNNNNNNNNNNNNNNNNNNNNNNNNNNNNNNNNNNNNNNNNNNNNNNNNNNNNNNNNNNNNNNNNNNNNNNNNNNNNNNNNNNNNNNNNNNNNNNNNNNNNNNNNNNNNNNNNNNNNNNNNNNNNNNNNNNNNNNNNNNNNNNNNNNNNNNNNNNNNNNNNNNNNNNNNNNNNNNNNNNNNNNNNNNNNNNNNNNNNNNNNNNNNNNNNNNNNNNNAATTACAGATGAagaacttttactgaaatgtatcacactagCAGGTGTTACAGAAAGGTATCTATagagtttaaaatttaagtgACTGTTTTCGGAACGGATGAAGGAAATTACAAACTCAGTCAGTACTGACTAGTCGTGCTACCTTAAATATTGCTGTCTGACATATCCTGTGGGTTTCTCATGcttgagcacacacacacacacacacacgcagcagcAAAGGCTCTCCCCGTAACCCCCTTCTTTAATGATAGATACATGCACACGCAGACCCAACAAGAAGACAATCTGTTTAAAACCTGAGATAGCTACAACATTCCTAATCTAAATCAACATGatttagaatatatttatttatttatttacttacaagTAAATGATTCCGTTTCTATTGGTTAATTCAAAGAGTTCGGGAGGAGTTAACAGCGAGCAGATGGTCACAGATGGAGGTCAGGAGGTTACAAAGTTCCCGTATGATTAAAGTCTTTGTTCGTGGGGGAATTTCCGGTCACAGGAAGGGGGGAGGggtttaatattaattaatctTTCAAACtccgattaaaatttgactgaagGGTATCGGAGAAGACCTCCGATACTTAGAGTTCACAATTGAGGGAATAGTTTAAATTCACATTAGAGTTCACAACTGAATTTATATTGGGAACCAATCATGTTAAAAATACTAAACATGATAAGCAACAGCAATAAATCCCTTGAGTCTACAGTAGATTATGTAggttttaaatactgaaaaatataCTTATTTTTTAGTGATTACAATCACAATTTTGAtggtaacttttttttgcaatgttatttttcctatttgtttcattttgataatttttcaaaatgttttatcaaagcTGTCAGACTGAAGGAGCTTCTCCTTCAATTTCAGCCTAATACCTTCTGCATTTAATACAAGTTCACTCATTCATACATTCAAGTATTAAAACCCATCAGCTGGCAACTAAAGAACAAGAACAGACAAAGTAAATGAACCCTGGTCATTTACTCACATGTAAATGTGAGTAAATGCTTAGATGAGTCAGACTCATCAGGTGACTGGTGACAGTGAGACCAAAGAAATGAAATCCAGTTTAAGAAACACAGAcaaactcattttgtttttacaattttattacacttttcaTTATAAACAGCTcacaggaaacacacacaggagaacctgcaaaaggaaaaaagaaggtAAGTTAGAACAGACACCAAAATACACTACATGATGAGATGTGTGGAGAAGTCCAGTCTCCTGCTGTACCTGATTAtgctttctctgctgctgctgctgctgctgcctcctcaTCTCCACCCTTGGTGTTACGTGTGTAAATCAGCTGAGCTCTGTGTTTGGACACCAGTTTGATCATGCCTGCAAGACAAAACAGGAATAACTTCAGATCATCCCTGTTACAATCCCTGTGCAGTTAACTCACAAACCCAGTAGGAACAGCTGacacattcaaataaaacacacaggctGCTGCTCCATCAGTCAGCCTGACCCTGAAGTTTGAAGGTGTCAGATTTAAATGACTCATAAAGCTGTTCAAAGCAGGTGTCTGCAGGTCAGTGTGACCACCATTTCTCTCTGGCTGTAAAAAGCTAAACATGCTCGTCAttaacagacagacagatgtaCAGTCAATGACGCAAGCTGATGTAACGGTTATAGCTGCAGGTCTCGCTTAAAATGGGACATGACAAGCATTAATTGTTCTAAAGTCACCTTTTCTGTGTAAAACCTGTTTCCATcaagcattttatattttaagaggTCAAAACGACTCAGAGGGAATGTCATTTGAAGCAGGAAGAATTAAATATGATAGAAATGGCAGCTGATGAGCAGCACTGATGACTGCTGACTTATTGTCTTACAACAAAAACTTGAAAGAATGTTTATCGTCTCTCAGTAAATTTCACTTTGTGCCATCTTTGTCTCTATACTTAATGCTTCACATTAAGGACATAAATCCTGAGCGAGCGTCCCCTGAAAGACAAAGACTCTCCAATTCAAAACATTCACAACGAGGTTTCTGCAGTTACATTTTAGGCCTTTCAAGCTCTTAATACTGAAGTGCAAAACCAACGAGAAATACAAAGTTAACCTAATTACTCCAAAAATCATATTAAGCTGACTTACATCTAGAACACAGATGTAATCATCACCTTGACTTTGTATTTTGACTCTGATGTGACTGCAGTACTTTAAGCTGACCAATGTCATTGTTTTGTGAAATCACATCAACTTCTACAGCACTTCTCAAAGATGCTtcacaatgaaaagaaatgatgCAGTGGAAGAACACACCTacacatttcagacaaaattaaatataaattcagaCTTTGTAAGGAAACTTTTGACATACTTAAGATACTTTAAGGCCTAAAATTGACTTGACTCCAACACTTTAGAGCttttaaagacacttttaaAGTTTATAGTTCCTATAACACCTTCTACAAGCTAATTTCAGTATCTATGTCCTTCTCTGTTACGTTTCcacataaaataagacaaattaacAAATAGTCAAGCAAATTGAAACCATCTACATCCACTTTAGACGACATCCTGCTCATCTAAATGGACCTGCATGGCAGTCAGATATTAGGGTGTACCTTTGGCGAGCAGCTCCTGCAGGGCGTTCCTGGCCAGAGAGCCACGGATCTTCAGCCTTTCCGACACAACGGCGGGGGTGATGAGCTTGTAGTTGGGAACTTCTTTGTACAACTTGTCGTAGGTTGCCTTGTCGAAGAGGACCAAGTTGTTGAGCTTGTCCCTCACTTTTCCCTTGGACCACTTCTGCTCGGTAGCAAAGGGATCGTGTTACATTCAAACATTTAGTACTTGCTTGAGGTTTAGATAAAAGCTGGCCGCCGCTCACCTTCTTCTTGGCTTTGCCTCCAGACTTGTTGACTGGGTCCTTGTCCTTCTTGGACTTCCCAGTGTCCTTCTTCTTGTCCTGCTTAGGAGGCTGGAAGCAAAAAGCATCAAATTAAAACTCTTCACACTGACCTCATGCTCACCCTACGGATACATGTGTGCAGAGCCCTTTGATTTGATGttatttattatgattattGGGCTTAATGAAACATCTGTTGATTCACACGATTAACAtgaagcagcaaaagaaaaggaaaagtcaATAACCAAATAACTAGCTGGTCCAGTATAAAAAGATTGCCACTGATTacttttttatctgtttgtccTAAATCTGACAATCtttaagtaataaaattataatactGTCAATGTTTAGGTAATTAGAACACAAAGCAGATCTCAAACTCAGTTAATTCTGTACAGAAACAGAGAAGCCACCCCAACAGAAACCcctgaagtaaaataaataaaatctgtttaagaTCTTAAATGGATTTAGTCACAATATTAATGTAAGCCTTGTAACATGATGAAATATAGcataaactttgaaaacatttgtaagTTCATAGTTTTACAAAGAGAAGCATTTATTTGTGCACATATTTAACAAGTGTAAAGACTAATGAATAATCTTACAATTTAAATCTTAATCTTGGCAAAATGCCTATgtgcttaattttgttttgtaaatggattttaaaaagcaaaagtaattTGAGGGGTCAGTGCAAGACAGGACATCAATTATTGACAAAGAAAGCTAAttgtacaaacatttttcactgaCCAAAAGTTTAAATTTCAAGTCAGCAGGAAGATACTTTTACATGGAAAGAAAGCCATCACACCATAAATCAACTATAAACCTAAACGAGTAACTAAAAGATTTCTCGACACAATAAGGAAGCTTGTTAATAAGCACTCGACTTAGATCAGGTCtaagaaagcaaaaagaaaaatgtggcatCTTATCATAGAAAAGTGACAAATTATGTTAATCAAGTATTGTGAAGAATATTGGTGACTGTTGATCATCTAGATTGGAGCAGAAATACGATGGGTCACACAATCTGGTGTCATGGCCTTTTCTCCCAACCACAAAATGCTGTCGTTTTGTACCCTTACGTATCCTAACAATGATTTAGCTAGAGCTCGTAATAATTTATGaggtt harbors:
- the rps25 gene encoding small ribosomal subunit protein eS25, which produces MPPKQDKKKDTGKSKKDKDPVNKSGGKAKKKKWSKGKVRDKLNNLVLFDKATYDKLYKEVPNYKLITPAVVSERLKIRGSLARNALQELLAKGMIKLVSKHRAQLIYTRNTKGGDEEAAAAAAAEKA